From a region of the Prevotella melaninogenica genome:
- the ahpF gene encoding alkyl hydroperoxide reductase subunit F, with product MLDSSILEQVKGVFASLSSDITLSVTRNSNDENSAEFSSFVEDIASTSDKIKTVYLEGEQFSFSILRNGEETGISFRGIPNGHEFTSLLLAILNSDGQGKNLPDEAIAARIKSLKGEIRLQTYVSLTCTNCPDVVQALNVMSLINPNISNEMVDGGLCQDEIQRLNIQGVPSVYVNGEPLHTGRGDLGILLQELEDKVGTDHDENAVQTVREYDVIVLGGGPAGASSAIYSARKGLRVAIVAERIGGQVNDTTGIENLISVTKTTGTQLAADLRTHINEYSIDIFDNRKVVSTNLKEAVKTVSVRGGETFIAPAVVIATGASWRRLGLPDEEKYIGHGEHFCPHCDGPFYKGKDVAVIGGGNSGIEAAIDLAGICRHVTVLEFADAMRADEVLQQKVASLPNVEVFLSTQTTALLGDGQKLSGIKVKDRTNDEEREIALDGVFVQIGLSPNSDAFKDEVEVTPRNEIIVDATNRTSLNGVYAAGDVTTVPYKQITIAMGEGAKAALSAFDDRIRGVI from the coding sequence ATGTTAGATTCAAGCATACTCGAACAGGTGAAGGGCGTCTTTGCTTCGCTCTCATCTGATATAACCCTTAGCGTTACTCGCAATAGTAATGATGAGAACTCAGCAGAGTTTTCGTCTTTCGTAGAGGATATTGCCTCTACTTCTGACAAGATAAAGACAGTTTATCTGGAAGGAGAACAATTCTCATTCAGTATTCTTCGCAATGGTGAAGAGACTGGTATCAGCTTCCGTGGTATACCAAATGGACACGAGTTTACCTCGTTGCTCCTTGCTATTCTTAACTCTGACGGACAGGGTAAGAACCTTCCTGACGAGGCGATTGCAGCACGTATCAAGTCGCTGAAGGGTGAAATCCGCCTTCAGACCTACGTATCACTCACCTGTACAAACTGTCCTGACGTTGTTCAGGCACTCAACGTAATGTCGCTTATCAACCCAAATATCAGCAATGAGATGGTTGACGGCGGTCTATGTCAGGATGAAATACAACGTTTAAACATACAAGGCGTACCTTCTGTGTACGTTAATGGAGAGCCATTGCATACAGGTCGTGGCGATCTCGGTATCCTTTTGCAGGAATTAGAGGACAAAGTTGGTACCGACCATGATGAAAACGCGGTGCAAACAGTACGTGAATATGATGTTATCGTACTCGGTGGTGGTCCTGCTGGAGCATCTTCTGCTATCTACTCTGCCCGCAAAGGCTTGCGCGTAGCTATCGTTGCGGAGCGCATCGGAGGACAGGTAAACGATACAACAGGCATCGAGAATCTTATCTCTGTTACCAAAACGACAGGTACACAGCTTGCTGCTGACCTCCGTACCCATATCAATGAATATTCAATAGATATATTCGACAATCGTAAGGTGGTTTCTACCAACCTGAAAGAGGCTGTGAAGACTGTTTCTGTACGTGGTGGCGAAACCTTCATCGCACCTGCAGTCGTGATAGCAACAGGTGCAAGCTGGCGCCGTCTTGGTCTGCCAGATGAGGAGAAATACATCGGTCATGGTGAGCATTTCTGCCCTCATTGCGATGGTCCTTTCTACAAAGGTAAGGACGTAGCAGTCATCGGTGGTGGTAACTCTGGTATCGAAGCAGCCATTGACTTGGCTGGTATCTGCCGTCACGTGACGGTTCTTGAGTTTGCTGATGCTATGCGTGCCGATGAGGTTTTACAGCAGAAAGTAGCCAGTCTGCCTAATGTTGAGGTGTTCCTTTCTACCCAGACAACAGCCCTCTTGGGTGATGGTCAGAAGCTATCGGGTATCAAAGTGAAGGACCGCACCAATGACGAGGAGCGCGAAATAGCCTTAGATGGTGTCTTTGTTCAGATTGGTTTGTCGCCAAACAGCGATGCTTTCAAGGACGAAGTAGAGGTTACTCCACGCAATGAAATTATCGTTGATGCAACCAACCGTACAAGTCTGAATGGCGTATATGCTGCTGGTGATGTTACAACGGTACCTTACAAACAGATTACAATCGCTATGGGAGAAGGTGCTAAGGCAGCCCTTTCAGCCTTTGATGACCGTATCCGTGGCGTGATATAA
- a CDS encoding HAD family hydrolase: protein MKNFKRTMQLVAVFLFIGVIQLSAQTYKYQKIVGFTDATNAKLEAFLQSTISMNIRKVAVFDCDGTLFGQVPYYLAEEALYEYARRNYAGKKDAKSVEKFKLVDKMIKEDAISREHDRIKFLSGLTPEEVQRIGDDCFHEKYQNKFYPQMKALLANLRNYGFETWVISASPELLYQRFCVEELGFQEDRVIGVKSLVTMSGVVTDQIVFPSPQDEGKAEVIRTFIKTRPLFAAGNSRGDMEMMNTSVGLKLILNPDDKTPQKVMGGKTVKQYWAADPNCITEYTRDVVEGNYNWACDEYNVKQNAATDVSNPAVVIY, encoded by the coding sequence ATGAAGAATTTTAAACGAACCATGCAACTCGTTGCTGTATTCCTTTTCATTGGTGTAATACAGCTCTCAGCACAGACCTACAAGTATCAGAAGATTGTAGGATTCACTGATGCTACCAACGCAAAACTTGAGGCTTTCCTCCAGTCAACTATCTCAATGAACATCCGTAAGGTGGCTGTATTCGATTGTGACGGAACACTCTTCGGTCAGGTTCCTTACTATTTGGCAGAGGAAGCTCTCTACGAATATGCTCGTCGCAACTATGCTGGCAAGAAGGATGCCAAGTCTGTTGAGAAGTTCAAGTTGGTTGACAAGATGATAAAAGAGGATGCTATCAGTCGTGAGCACGACCGTATTAAGTTCCTCAGTGGACTTACTCCTGAAGAAGTACAGCGCATTGGCGACGATTGCTTCCATGAAAAGTATCAAAATAAGTTCTATCCTCAGATGAAAGCATTGCTTGCCAACCTCCGCAACTATGGCTTCGAAACATGGGTTATCTCTGCTTCTCCAGAGCTACTCTATCAGCGTTTCTGCGTTGAAGAGTTGGGTTTCCAAGAGGATCGTGTAATTGGTGTGAAGTCACTCGTCACCATGAGCGGTGTCGTTACTGACCAGATTGTTTTCCCTTCACCACAAGATGAGGGCAAGGCTGAGGTTATAAGAACCTTTATCAAGACCCGCCCACTCTTCGCAGCAGGTAATAGTCGTGGCGATATGGAGATGATGAACACATCAGTGGGTCTGAAACTCATTCTTAACCCTGATGACAAGACACCACAGAAGGTGATGGGTGGCAAGACTGTTAAGCAATATTGGGCAGCTGACCCTAACTGTATTACTGAGTACACACGCGATGTTGTCGAGGGCAACTATAACTGGGCATGTGACGAATACAACGTAAAACAGAACGCTGCTACTGATGTTTCAAACCCTGCTGTAGTCATCTATTAA
- the glpB gene encoding glycerol-3-phosphate dehydrogenase subunit GlpB, with protein MRYDTIIIGGGLSGLTAGITQASAGKRVCIVSAGQSSLHFNSGSFDLLGYDNNGKVVEHPLEAIASLNDQHPYKKIGTEKIALLANKAKALLNEAGVKTTGDSAQNHYRFTPLGTTKPAWLTTEGYAISQQKDSLPWKSIELLNIQGFLDLPTAFIAANLKKSGVACQVKSFTTEELSHVRKSPTEMRATNIAKVLSDKVALRKVADCINAISGDAEVLLLPAVLGFNDNESLNELKAMVKKPIEYLATLPPSVSGVRTTHLLKQLFSRLGGTILVGDTANNGVFEGNRLISITTENLPNESLYADEFILASGSFMSHGLQSNYQHVFEPVFNLDVDAAEARSEWTKEDAFAAQPYMEFGVQTDQDFHAIKDGKTISNLFVIGSLLSGHNNIKLADGTGVSLLTALQVAETIKERK; from the coding sequence ATGAGATACGATACTATTATAATAGGTGGCGGACTCAGCGGACTCACTGCTGGTATCACACAGGCAAGCGCAGGCAAACGTGTTTGCATCGTGTCAGCGGGACAGAGTAGTCTGCATTTCAATTCGGGTTCGTTCGACTTACTGGGCTATGATAACAATGGAAAGGTGGTTGAACATCCGTTGGAAGCGATTGCATCACTGAACGACCAGCATCCTTACAAGAAGATTGGCACAGAGAAAATTGCGCTCCTTGCTAATAAGGCGAAGGCTTTATTGAATGAAGCTGGCGTAAAAACGACTGGCGATAGCGCACAGAATCATTATCGTTTCACCCCCTTAGGAACCACAAAACCTGCATGGTTGACTACGGAAGGCTATGCTATAAGCCAGCAGAAAGACTCCCTCCCTTGGAAAAGTATAGAACTCTTGAACATCCAAGGCTTCTTAGATTTACCCACAGCCTTCATCGCTGCGAACCTTAAGAAGAGTGGAGTGGCTTGTCAGGTGAAGTCTTTTACAACCGAAGAGTTGAGCCATGTGAGGAAAAGTCCTACTGAGATGCGTGCAACTAACATTGCGAAAGTATTGTCAGACAAGGTTGCTTTGCGCAAAGTTGCCGATTGCATCAATGCTATCAGTGGAGATGCAGAAGTACTCTTGTTACCTGCTGTCTTAGGTTTCAACGACAACGAGAGCCTCAACGAACTGAAAGCTATGGTCAAGAAGCCTATTGAGTATCTCGCAACACTTCCTCCATCGGTATCGGGTGTTCGCACAACTCACCTCTTGAAACAACTCTTCAGCCGTTTAGGTGGAACGATATTGGTGGGCGATACAGCCAATAATGGTGTCTTTGAGGGCAACCGTCTCATCTCTATCACAACCGAAAACCTACCTAATGAGTCCCTTTATGCAGACGAGTTCATCCTCGCTTCTGGTTCTTTCATGAGCCACGGACTGCAGAGTAATTATCAACACGTATTCGAACCAGTCTTCAATCTTGATGTTGATGCTGCTGAAGCACGAAGCGAATGGACGAAAGAAGATGCGTTCGCAGCACAGCCTTACATGGAATTCGGTGTACAAACAGACCAAGACTTCCACGCTATAAAAGACGGAAAGACTATCAGCAACCTCTTTGTCATTGGTTCCCTATTGAGCGGACATAATAACATTAAACTTGCTGATGGTACAGGTGTTTCACTCTTGACTGCCCTTCAGGTAGCCGAAACAATAAAAGAAAGGAAATAA
- the glpC gene encoding anaerobic glycerol-3-phosphate dehydrogenase subunit GlpC — protein MPEGIQLKNISGNNLEQCLKCSICTAYCPVSAVEPEYPGPKHSGPDLERYRLKDKKFFDNALKMCLNCKRCEVACPSGVRIADIIQASRIKYSTHGPILRDRMLANTDFVGTMANMVAPIVNTTLGLKPVKAVLHSVMGVDKHRSFPAYSSQKFETWYKRNAAKEQDKYKKHVSYFHGCYVNYNFPQLGKDLVKIMNAVGYGVHLLEKEKCCGVALIANGLSNQARRQGEVNINSIRKAAKESRIVLTTSSTCTFTMRDEYEHLLDIKVDDVKESITLATRFLYRLIESGDIKLAFLKDFKMHAAYHSACHMEKMGWVIYSTELLKMIPGLKLTMLNSQCCGIAGTYGFKKENYERSQQIGYGVFKQIKEVNPDYVTTDCETCKWQIEMSTGYDVKNPISILAEALDIEETRKLNGIE, from the coding sequence ATGCCAGAAGGAATACAACTAAAGAATATCAGCGGTAATAACTTGGAACAATGTTTGAAGTGTTCTATCTGTACTGCCTACTGCCCTGTGTCTGCAGTGGAGCCAGAATACCCCGGTCCGAAACATTCAGGACCAGATTTGGAACGCTACCGCCTCAAGGATAAGAAGTTCTTTGACAATGCGTTAAAGATGTGTCTGAACTGTAAACGCTGCGAAGTTGCCTGTCCTTCAGGTGTTCGTATTGCTGACATCATTCAGGCTTCACGCATCAAATATAGTACACATGGACCTATCCTGCGTGATAGAATGTTGGCAAATACCGACTTTGTGGGTACTATGGCGAACATGGTTGCACCAATAGTGAATACCACTTTGGGCTTGAAACCGGTCAAAGCAGTACTCCACAGCGTGATGGGAGTTGACAAACATCGTAGTTTCCCAGCCTATAGCAGTCAGAAGTTTGAGACATGGTACAAGCGTAATGCTGCCAAAGAACAAGACAAGTATAAGAAACACGTAAGCTACTTCCATGGCTGTTACGTCAATTATAACTTCCCACAATTGGGAAAAGACCTCGTAAAGATTATGAATGCGGTCGGTTATGGTGTCCACCTGTTAGAGAAAGAGAAATGTTGCGGTGTAGCATTGATTGCTAACGGGCTCAGTAATCAAGCGCGCAGACAGGGAGAAGTGAACATCAACTCAATCCGTAAGGCAGCGAAGGAGAGCCGAATTGTCCTCACAACAAGTTCTACATGCACCTTTACCATGCGTGACGAGTATGAGCATCTATTAGATATAAAGGTCGACGATGTGAAGGAAAGCATCACACTTGCTACTCGATTCCTCTATCGTCTGATAGAAAGTGGCGATATAAAACTTGCTTTCCTCAAGGATTTCAAGATGCATGCAGCCTACCATTCAGCTTGTCATATGGAGAAGATGGGCTGGGTTATCTACAGTACAGAGTTACTGAAGATGATTCCTGGACTGAAACTTACAATGCTCAACTCCCAATGTTGCGGTATTGCCGGTACTTACGGATTCAAGAAAGAGAACTATGAACGCTCACAGCAGATTGGTTATGGGGTCTTCAAACAGATAAAGGAAGTAAACCCAGACTACGTTACTACCGACTGTGAAACCTGTAAATGGCAGATTGAAATGTCAACAGGATATGATGTAAAGAATCCTATCTCTATCCTTGCCGAAGCCTTGGATATTGAGGAAACAAGGAAGTTAAATGGCATAGAATAG
- the ahpC gene encoding alkyl hydroperoxide reductase subunit C, with protein sequence MEPIINAHAPEFTVQAFQDGQFKTVSSKDIEGKWALFFFYPADFTFVCPTELEDLADKYEQLKSLGVEVFSVSTDTHFVHKAWHDASDRIKKIKYTMLADPTGVLSRGFGVYKEDEGLAYRGTFLVNPEGLVKIAEIQDNSIGRNADELVRKVEAALFVASHEGEVCPAKWKQGGETLKPSIDLVGKL encoded by the coding sequence ATGGAACCAATTATTAATGCACACGCACCAGAGTTTACCGTTCAGGCTTTCCAGGACGGACAGTTTAAGACCGTTTCAAGCAAGGATATCGAGGGCAAATGGGCACTCTTCTTCTTCTATCCTGCTGACTTCACTTTCGTATGTCCTACAGAGTTGGAGGATTTGGCTGACAAGTACGAGCAGCTCAAGAGTCTTGGCGTAGAGGTATTCTCAGTAAGTACTGATACTCACTTCGTACACAAGGCATGGCACGATGCTTCTGATAGAATCAAGAAGATTAAGTACACTATGCTTGCTGACCCAACTGGCGTATTGAGCCGTGGCTTCGGTGTATACAAAGAGGACGAGGGTTTAGCTTACCGTGGTACATTCCTCGTAAACCCAGAGGGTCTCGTTAAGATTGCTGAAATCCAGGATAACAGCATCGGTCGTAATGCTGATGAGCTCGTTCGTAAGGTTGAAGCTGCGTTGTTCGTTGCTTCTCACGAGGGTGAGGTTTGCCCAGCTAAGTGGAAGCAGGGTGGCGAGACATTGAAGCCAAGCATCGACCTTGTTGGTAAGCTCTAA
- a CDS encoding MIP/aquaporin family protein: MEYSMTTQFFMELLGTLILVLFGDGVCACVTLNKSKGQNSGWIVITIAWGLAVCMGVLVAGPYTGAHLNPAVSAGLAAAGMFPWSSVPIYAAGQMIGGILGGILVWIFYKDHYDATDNDASKLGTFCTAPAIRNYKLNFLCEVIATLVLVFIIISFSSKGNCCDPKNFKFGLAALGPIPVTLLIIALGMSLGGPTGYAMNPARDLSPRIAHALCMKGDNDWAYAWVPVLGPMVGGIIAGLCGAALHQL, translated from the coding sequence ATGGAATATTCAATGACAACACAGTTCTTCATGGAACTATTAGGAACACTCATTCTGGTGCTTTTCGGAGATGGTGTATGTGCTTGTGTAACACTGAACAAGAGTAAAGGACAGAACTCAGGATGGATTGTTATCACCATTGCGTGGGGTCTCGCAGTATGTATGGGTGTGCTTGTTGCAGGTCCTTATACGGGTGCTCACCTTAACCCAGCAGTATCAGCTGGCTTAGCTGCAGCAGGTATGTTCCCTTGGAGTTCAGTACCTATTTATGCCGCAGGACAGATGATTGGCGGTATCTTAGGTGGTATCCTCGTGTGGATCTTCTATAAAGATCACTACGATGCAACCGACAACGATGCTTCGAAGCTTGGTACATTCTGCACTGCTCCAGCTATCCGCAACTATAAATTGAACTTCCTCTGTGAGGTGATTGCGACATTAGTACTTGTCTTTATCATCATCAGTTTCAGTTCAAAGGGTAACTGCTGTGACCCTAAAAACTTCAAGTTCGGGCTTGCTGCTTTGGGTCCAATCCCTGTTACGCTGCTAATTATTGCACTCGGAATGTCACTCGGTGGTCCAACTGGATATGCTATGAATCCGGCTCGTGACCTATCACCACGTATCGCTCATGCGCTTTGCATGAAGGGCGACAACGATTGGGCATATGCGTGGGTACCTGTTCTCGGTCCTATGGTTGGCGGTATTATTGCAGGACTTTGCGGTGCTGCCCTCCACCAATTATAA
- a CDS encoding hydrogen peroxide-inducible genes activator, with product MTLQQLEYVMAVYRLKHFAKAADDCNVTQPTLSSMIQKLEDELGVKIFDRKRQPIQPTQAGMKVIEEAWKVLNRAKKLKQIIDEERQVLTGIFEVGVLPTIAPYLIPRFFPQLMNEHPEMDVRITEMKTEDMRRALRRGDIDAGILARVDGLEEMSCTSLYREQFFGYVAEGDPLFEKEFIRPADLSGEYLWLLDEGHCFRDQLVKFCQLKSAALSKKSYNLGSIETFMRIVENGKGVTFIPQLALSQLTTEQHRLVRPFAHPVPSREIILMTSPNFIRHTLLHMLAERIKESLPDDLQS from the coding sequence ATGACACTACAACAATTAGAATATGTAATGGCAGTTTATCGGCTCAAGCATTTTGCAAAGGCAGCCGATGACTGCAATGTTACACAGCCTACACTTAGTTCGATGATTCAAAAGTTAGAAGACGAATTAGGTGTGAAAATCTTTGACCGTAAGCGTCAACCGATACAGCCTACACAAGCGGGTATGAAGGTGATTGAGGAGGCTTGGAAGGTGCTTAATCGTGCAAAGAAACTCAAGCAGATAATCGACGAGGAACGGCAGGTACTTACTGGTATCTTTGAGGTGGGTGTGCTACCGACGATTGCACCTTATCTTATTCCGCGCTTCTTCCCACAGTTGATGAATGAACATCCCGAGATGGATGTGAGGATAACGGAGATGAAAACCGAGGATATGCGCAGGGCACTTCGCAGGGGTGATATAGATGCTGGTATCTTGGCACGTGTCGACGGACTTGAGGAGATGTCGTGTACATCGCTTTATCGTGAACAGTTCTTCGGTTATGTAGCAGAAGGCGACCCATTGTTTGAAAAGGAGTTTATTCGTCCTGCTGACTTGTCGGGAGAGTACTTGTGGTTGCTGGACGAAGGACATTGTTTCCGTGACCAGTTGGTGAAGTTCTGCCAGCTGAAGTCGGCTGCTTTAAGTAAGAAAAGTTATAACTTAGGAAGCATAGAGACCTTTATGCGTATCGTAGAGAATGGTAAGGGAGTAACCTTTATACCCCAGCTTGCACTCTCACAGCTCACAACGGAGCAGCATCGTTTGGTACGTCCTTTCGCCCATCCTGTTCCTTCTCGTGAGATAATACTGATGACATCGCCAAACTTCATTCGTCATACATTGCTCCATATGCTTGCAGAAAGGATTAAAGAGTCCTTACCTGATGATTTACAAAGTTAA
- a CDS encoding helix-turn-helix transcriptional regulator: MKNNIRVERAIKRMTQAQLAELIGVSRQTIVAIESEKYVPSTVLSLKIARVFDKRVDDIFELEEND, encoded by the coding sequence ATGAAGAATAATATAAGAGTAGAGCGGGCAATCAAACGCATGACTCAGGCGCAATTAGCAGAACTTATAGGGGTGTCCCGTCAAACGATTGTCGCTATTGAAAGCGAGAAGTATGTTCCCTCAACAGTTCTCAGTCTGAAGATTGCACGTGTTTTCGATAAGCGTGTAGATGATATTTTTGAACTTGAAGAAAACGATTAA
- the glpA gene encoding anaerobic glycerol-3-phosphate dehydrogenase subunit A produces MSRVLNKDYDVIIIGGGVTGAGTARDCAMRGLRVLLVEKYDFSNGATGRNHGLLHSGARYAVTDPESASECIKENRILRRIAHHCVEPTDGLFITLPEDDIQYQKTFVESCQKAGISACIISPEEARRIEPSVNPDLIGAVRVPDASIDPFHLTTANILDARRHGADILTYQQVVGLVLNNGRVEGVRLRNNHTGEESEVHSRIVINAAGIWGHEIVKMAGIKVNMFPAKGTLLIFGHRVNNMVINRCRKPANADILVPDDAVCVIGTTSDRVSYDTIDNLKITQEEVDILIKEGEKLAPSLATTRILRAYAGVRPLVAADNDPSGRSISRGIICLDHETRDGLAGLITITGGKMMTYRLMAEIATDLACKKLGVQAVCQTATLPLPGSEGQDPDNKHHTYSTAHYAAKGRQGYRVQEIPDQSAEDRSLVCECEEVSVGEVKYAMEKLHVHDLLNLRRRTRVGMGTCQGELCACRAAGVMCDAGDESEKTLTDLHDFINERWKGMKPVAWGSTLDEAQLTAAIYQGLLGLGNE; encoded by the coding sequence ATGAGCAGAGTATTAAACAAGGATTACGATGTGATTATCATCGGAGGAGGTGTTACAGGCGCTGGCACTGCACGCGACTGTGCTATGCGTGGACTGCGTGTTCTTCTTGTAGAGAAGTATGACTTCAGCAATGGTGCTACAGGTCGTAATCATGGCTTACTCCACAGTGGAGCACGCTATGCAGTGACCGATCCAGAGTCAGCTTCAGAGTGTATCAAGGAGAATCGGATACTCCGTCGTATTGCTCATCACTGCGTAGAACCAACAGATGGTCTGTTTATTACGCTGCCAGAAGACGACATACAATACCAGAAAACATTTGTTGAGTCCTGCCAGAAAGCAGGTATAAGTGCTTGTATTATTTCACCTGAAGAAGCACGTCGCATAGAGCCATCAGTCAATCCCGACTTGATTGGCGCTGTGCGAGTGCCAGATGCTTCCATTGATCCTTTCCATCTTACGACGGCTAATATTCTTGATGCTCGTCGTCATGGAGCTGATATTCTAACCTATCAGCAGGTGGTAGGACTCGTTTTAAACAATGGTCGTGTGGAAGGCGTTCGCCTCCGCAATAATCATACAGGCGAAGAAAGCGAAGTTCACAGTCGTATCGTTATCAATGCGGCCGGCATTTGGGGACATGAAATCGTCAAGATGGCAGGTATCAAGGTTAATATGTTCCCTGCTAAAGGTACGCTTCTTATCTTCGGTCATCGTGTTAACAACATGGTTATCAACCGTTGTCGTAAGCCAGCTAATGCCGACATCCTCGTTCCAGACGATGCAGTATGTGTCATTGGAACAACGAGTGATCGTGTATCATACGACACGATAGACAATTTGAAGATTACACAAGAAGAAGTAGACATATTAATAAAGGAGGGAGAAAAACTTGCTCCGAGCCTTGCGACAACTCGTATCCTACGTGCTTACGCCGGCGTTCGACCACTTGTTGCTGCTGACAACGACCCATCAGGACGTAGCATCAGCCGTGGTATCATCTGCTTAGATCATGAAACAAGAGATGGGTTAGCAGGACTTATCACGATTACTGGTGGTAAGATGATGACCTATCGACTCATGGCTGAGATAGCAACCGACCTCGCTTGTAAGAAATTAGGTGTACAAGCAGTATGCCAAACAGCCACCCTTCCGCTGCCTGGAAGTGAAGGACAAGACCCTGACAACAAGCATCATACCTATTCAACTGCCCACTATGCGGCTAAAGGTAGACAAGGTTATCGTGTGCAGGAAATACCCGATCAGAGTGCAGAAGACCGCTCCTTGGTTTGCGAATGTGAGGAAGTAAGTGTCGGTGAAGTAAAATATGCAATGGAGAAGTTGCACGTTCATGACCTTCTCAACCTGCGTCGCCGTACCCGAGTGGGTATGGGTACCTGCCAAGGAGAACTTTGTGCGTGTCGAGCAGCTGGTGTTATGTGTGACGCTGGAGACGAGTCAGAGAAGACATTAACCGACCTTCACGACTTTATCAATGAGCGTTGGAAAGGAATGAAGCCAGTTGCTTGGGGCAGTACACTCGACGAAGCACAGCTTACAGCTGCTATCTATCAGGGCTTGTTGGGACTGGGCAATGAATAA
- the glpK gene encoding glycerol kinase GlpK, translated as MEKKFILALDQGTTSSRAIVFDHNGQIKSVAQKEFTQYFPQPGWVEHNPNEIWSSQASVIAEAISAIDINGLDIAGIGITNQRETTIVWDVDTEEPIYNAIVWQDRRTSEFCDELKVQGLTDKIHEKTGLIIDAYFSGTKIKWILDNVPGARKRAELGKLRFGNVDSWLVWRLTRGEVHVTDVTNASRTMLFNIHDLKWDEELMELLNIPMSMMPEVKSSSEVYGHTKTTIFAHEVPISGIAGDQQAALFGQMCIEPGSIKNTYGTGCFVMLNTGNKPVMSKNNLLTTIAWKIGDQVVYALEGSIYVGGSVVQWLRDGLGFITSSSEIEDLASTVPDSGGVYFVPALTGLAAPYWDQYARGTIIGITRGTTRAHIARAALDGIAFQTYDIAQAMAKDMNASLTELKVDGGASRNNLLMQSQADILGIKVVRPRITETTALGAAYLAGLAVGFWKNIDDIKNQWQVERCFEPIADSDTVEAAKAGWANAIGRTLTNK; from the coding sequence ATGGAGAAGAAATTTATCTTAGCCCTAGATCAAGGAACAACAAGCTCAAGAGCCATCGTCTTTGACCACAACGGACAAATAAAGTCTGTAGCACAGAAAGAGTTTACACAGTACTTTCCACAACCTGGATGGGTAGAACATAACCCCAACGAAATATGGTCTTCGCAGGCTTCTGTTATCGCTGAGGCTATCTCTGCCATAGATATTAACGGCCTTGACATCGCAGGTATTGGTATTACCAACCAGCGCGAAACTACGATTGTATGGGATGTTGACACCGAAGAACCAATCTACAACGCCATTGTATGGCAAGATCGCCGCACTTCAGAGTTCTGTGATGAGCTGAAAGTACAGGGCTTGACGGACAAGATTCATGAGAAAACTGGTCTCATTATTGATGCTTATTTCAGCGGAACAAAGATTAAGTGGATTCTTGATAACGTACCCGGCGCACGCAAACGTGCAGAGTTGGGCAAGCTCCGCTTCGGTAATGTAGACTCATGGTTGGTATGGCGATTGACACGAGGAGAGGTACACGTGACCGACGTTACGAATGCTTCTCGTACCATGCTCTTCAATATTCACGACCTAAAATGGGATGAAGAACTAATGGAGTTACTGAATATTCCTATGTCTATGATGCCAGAAGTGAAGTCAAGTTCAGAAGTTTATGGTCATACAAAGACTACTATCTTCGCCCATGAAGTGCCTATCTCGGGTATTGCTGGTGACCAACAGGCAGCCCTTTTCGGTCAGATGTGTATCGAACCGGGCTCTATCAAAAACACATACGGCACTGGTTGCTTCGTAATGTTAAACACAGGTAACAAGCCTGTTATGTCTAAGAACAACCTACTGACCACTATTGCGTGGAAGATTGGGGACCAAGTTGTTTATGCTTTGGAGGGTTCTATCTATGTAGGAGGCTCTGTTGTACAGTGGTTGCGTGATGGATTGGGCTTCATTACCTCATCATCAGAGATAGAAGACTTAGCCTCAACCGTACCAGACAGTGGTGGCGTTTATTTCGTTCCTGCCTTAACAGGCCTTGCAGCTCCCTACTGGGACCAGTATGCTCGTGGTACAATTATTGGCATAACACGTGGTACGACACGTGCACATATCGCTCGTGCTGCCCTTGATGGTATTGCCTTCCAGACTTACGACATTGCTCAAGCAATGGCAAAGGATATGAATGCTTCGCTTACTGAGCTGAAAGTCGATGGTGGTGCATCACGCAATAACCTCTTAATGCAGTCTCAGGCAGACATTCTTGGTATAAAGGTTGTTCGCCCACGTATCACTGAGACAACCGCTTTAGGTGCTGCTTATCTTGCAGGTCTGGCTGTTGGCTTCTGGAAGAATATCGACGATATTAAGAACCAATGGCAGGTTGAACGTTGCTTTGAACCTATTGCTGACAGCGATACTGTCGAAGCAGCTAAAGCAGGTTGGGCTAATGCAATAGGCAGAACACTGACCAACAAATAA